The Gemella haemolysans genome includes a region encoding these proteins:
- a CDS encoding S8 family serine peptidase yields MQFRKKAAVSFITATLLLTNLHVMDFNNLQKKWVYAEENGKAEAVSNASAHTFKDEDKVKIIVSLKEDKVDPNSLKTEEGRKEREKSTKESRERALKEIKDKGVDYKVLFEYDTLLNGFSLETSYADAKKIQAMDFVNSVEVSVDYEVPETTTKNDEDDTALKNTVIDSNRIIGVQGLWDKGYKGQGRVVAVIDSGLDPNHDILHLTDASKAKYKNKAELEAVREKAGIDYGKWYSDKLIYAFNYYDWDNNLKEKKDKSHGMHVVGTSVGNPTKKAPNNEYVAGVAPESQLIFMRVFSDKQGGAKTSTFLYVKAIEDAVKLGADSINMSLGATAGAVTEVGQGTIDAIALAKKAGVNVVVAAGNDNVFGNGQSKPSASNPDYGLIGTPSVTSDSIAVAAINNSVMNTEVMTVVGLEGNEEWDNGEATIRPFAKRFNPKIEYSYFNAGYGLENDFKNQDVKGKVAVMMRGGGNTFADKVAAAKKAGAAGAVLYNTKEGGEELLNVALNNYDSDFPVVFVGYKFGNLLATYPDYYKLKFTGHFSKRPHPQANQLADFTSWGVTGDGLFKPDVTAPGGDVYSSFNNGTYGLDSGTSMASPHVAGAVSLMRQVFQERYPDLQGEELQKLIKHLLMSTAIPNYNNETKAFTSPRQQGAGVIDVSKAAFGDLYVTGDNDYGSISLGNVQDTFKFNVVLHNLSDQPKELVYKSYLNTDGVENGQITLKPRQLSESNGEETVVVPAKGEKSVTITVDATQFRNELEGQMPNGYYLEGFVRFFDPKDTNTAVAGIPYVGFKGEFQNLPVVEKPIYEFKGNEKPFYYYKPNTTERDDKNNFTSLVTVDVNGEEKHIKVLGEYTDPKSKSNYFGKLAFSPNGDRQHDEIGFKATFLRNYENLKLSVYAKDDVERKNPLYENGNVSGKKNFFHNKATNKKAVLVTETNWKGQDKDGNPLPDGEYQYVVSYSPVATGSKMQETAFNVTLDRVAPQIVGTGGVYDEKTRTFKPYAVKENGSGVLYKKLSYKVTKKGKDGKTVEQEVVVEPNIDGTFTLPEKVSLDKFTYEVADFAGNKDSVGISKVQNTEKGTVEVKTIAKDGTGDYSTNVRYAIKNEKGELVGEDFTKNGKNLTALPYGKYTVQVVLTDEALKLTSPKEVAFEITKDDSTKTVEFIFEEQKRNTTIIKFDKVIPAGAKVFVTNEQGEKTELSRSLYNEKEFQKRLNNGKYTVEVVLPEGYRSSENNFEFVVGNGRNTKELQLSVAQKVASVTTAEGAITPATVEFGEAKLYNDYKLVVGDVAKDSKEKILKQLTDSKIDLTKYDVVFYDIHLENRNNKVVEVDGTRKVTLSLDKAPAKFGHEKKDGTIEPVNGEVVDGKFVFTVDGFSNFVALVEKNAPKEEVKVDKSQLKLASDNFKATTDSDKYEYASLDAKEAYNKAINKAKQLLEDEHATQEEVNKAVEELNAAISKLTGVKPQEAKGEPEKVETPKEYTGVQAGAIVEPEKVEAPKEYTGVQAGAIVDSAKAEAPKEYTGVQAGAVVEPEKVGAPKEYTGKVEQPKAETPSVDKKELAAEVEKNGDLTSQDSFKDADETAKKEYKEALKVANLVLSNANTKQDEVNNALETLKKASEKVSKGKSKLSTLLGDVFKKDKDKASVDLADVAKDQGMVANDSQVNLGTVGKSNSLLAKTGTLALPTTFVGFALICLVYVLRRRKNTK; encoded by the coding sequence ATGCAATTTAGAAAAAAAGCTGCTGTATCGTTCATAACAGCTACATTACTACTTACGAATCTACATGTAATGGATTTTAATAATTTACAGAAAAAATGGGTATATGCTGAAGAGAATGGAAAGGCTGAAGCCGTATCTAATGCTTCTGCACATACTTTTAAAGATGAGGACAAAGTTAAAATTATTGTTTCTTTAAAAGAGGACAAAGTAGATCCTAATTCTTTGAAAACTGAAGAAGGTAGAAAAGAACGTGAGAAAAGTACTAAAGAATCTCGTGAAAGAGCATTAAAAGAAATTAAAGATAAAGGTGTTGATTATAAAGTATTATTTGAATATGATACGCTTTTAAATGGATTTTCTCTAGAAACTTCTTATGCTGATGCTAAAAAAATTCAAGCTATGGATTTTGTAAACAGTGTTGAAGTGAGTGTTGACTATGAAGTTCCTGAAACTACAACTAAAAATGATGAAGATGATACTGCTTTAAAAAACACAGTTATCGACAGTAATAGAATTATAGGTGTTCAAGGTCTTTGGGATAAAGGTTATAAAGGGCAAGGAAGAGTTGTAGCAGTTATTGACTCAGGTTTAGATCCTAATCATGATATTTTACATTTAACTGATGCTAGTAAAGCTAAATATAAAAATAAAGCGGAACTAGAAGCCGTAAGAGAAAAAGCTGGAATTGACTATGGTAAATGGTATAGTGATAAACTAATTTATGCATTTAACTACTACGATTGGGATAATAACTTAAAAGAGAAAAAAGATAAGTCTCACGGTATGCACGTTGTTGGTACTTCAGTAGGTAATCCAACGAAAAAAGCACCGAATAATGAGTATGTAGCAGGTGTCGCTCCAGAATCACAATTAATCTTTATGAGAGTTTTCTCAGATAAACAAGGTGGAGCAAAAACAAGTACTTTTTTATATGTTAAAGCTATAGAAGATGCTGTTAAATTAGGAGCTGATTCTATTAATATGAGTCTAGGTGCTACTGCAGGAGCGGTAACAGAAGTTGGACAAGGTACTATCGATGCAATTGCACTTGCTAAAAAAGCGGGAGTCAATGTTGTAGTTGCAGCTGGTAATGATAATGTATTTGGAAATGGTCAGAGCAAACCAAGTGCATCAAACCCAGATTATGGATTAATCGGAACACCATCTGTAACATCAGACTCAATAGCTGTAGCAGCTATAAATAACAGTGTTATGAATACTGAGGTAATGACTGTTGTAGGATTAGAAGGAAATGAAGAATGGGATAATGGTGAAGCTACAATAAGACCATTTGCTAAAAGATTTAATCCGAAAATTGAGTATTCATATTTTAATGCTGGTTACGGTTTAGAAAATGATTTTAAAAACCAAGATGTAAAAGGTAAAGTTGCAGTGATGATGCGTGGAGGTGGAAATACCTTTGCGGATAAAGTAGCAGCTGCTAAAAAAGCAGGAGCAGCTGGTGCTGTTTTATACAATACTAAAGAAGGTGGAGAAGAGTTACTTAACGTTGCTTTAAACAATTACGATAGTGACTTCCCTGTAGTGTTCGTTGGATATAAATTCGGTAATTTATTAGCAACTTATCCGGATTATTACAAATTAAAATTCACTGGACATTTTAGTAAGAGACCTCACCCACAAGCCAATCAACTTGCTGATTTTACAAGTTGGGGTGTAACTGGAGATGGACTGTTTAAGCCAGATGTTACGGCACCTGGTGGTGATGTTTATTCATCATTTAATAATGGAACATACGGATTAGATAGTGGTACAAGTATGGCTTCACCACACGTTGCTGGTGCTGTATCTTTAATGAGACAAGTATTCCAAGAAAGATATCCGGATCTTCAAGGTGAAGAATTACAGAAATTAATTAAACACCTACTAATGAGTACTGCGATTCCAAATTATAATAATGAAACAAAAGCATTTACGTCACCTAGACAACAAGGTGCAGGGGTTATTGATGTATCTAAAGCAGCTTTTGGTGATTTATATGTAACTGGAGACAATGACTATGGAAGTATTTCTCTTGGTAATGTACAAGATACATTTAAGTTTAATGTAGTACTACATAACTTATCAGATCAACCTAAAGAACTTGTCTACAAGTCTTATTTAAATACTGATGGTGTAGAAAATGGACAAATTACACTAAAACCTAGACAATTATCAGAAAGTAATGGAGAAGAAACAGTAGTTGTTCCTGCTAAAGGAGAAAAATCTGTTACGATTACTGTAGATGCTACACAATTTAGAAATGAATTAGAAGGGCAAATGCCAAATGGTTATTATCTTGAAGGATTTGTAAGATTCTTTGATCCTAAAGATACGAATACAGCAGTTGCTGGAATTCCATATGTTGGTTTCAAAGGTGAGTTCCAAAATCTTCCAGTAGTTGAAAAACCAATATATGAATTTAAAGGAAATGAAAAACCATTCTATTATTATAAACCTAATACAACAGAGCGTGATGATAAAAATAACTTTACTTCATTAGTTACTGTTGATGTAAATGGTGAAGAAAAACATATAAAAGTTTTAGGAGAGTATACTGATCCTAAGAGTAAGTCTAATTATTTTGGTAAATTAGCATTTTCTCCAAATGGTGATAGACAGCACGATGAAATTGGATTTAAAGCAACTTTCTTAAGAAACTATGAAAACCTTAAATTATCAGTTTATGCTAAAGATGATGTTGAACGTAAAAATCCATTATATGAAAATGGTAATGTTTCTGGTAAAAAGAATTTCTTCCATAACAAAGCTACGAATAAAAAAGCTGTGTTAGTTACTGAAACAAACTGGAAAGGTCAAGATAAGGATGGTAATCCATTACCAGATGGCGAATATCAGTATGTAGTTAGCTATAGTCCTGTTGCAACAGGTTCGAAAATGCAGGAAACAGCATTTAACGTTACACTTGATAGAGTTGCACCACAAATTGTTGGTACAGGTGGAGTCTATGATGAAAAAACTAGAACATTTAAACCTTATGCTGTAAAAGAAAACGGAAGTGGAGTGCTTTATAAGAAATTAAGCTATAAAGTGACTAAAAAAGGTAAAGACGGTAAAACTGTAGAGCAAGAAGTTGTGGTTGAACCAAATATTGATGGTACATTTACTCTTCCAGAGAAAGTATCTCTTGATAAATTTACTTATGAAGTAGCTGACTTTGCAGGAAACAAAGATAGTGTTGGTATTTCAAAAGTTCAGAATACTGAAAAAGGTACTGTAGAGGTTAAAACTATAGCTAAAGATGGAACAGGGGATTATTCTACTAACGTAAGATATGCTATAAAAAATGAAAAAGGTGAGTTAGTTGGAGAAGACTTCACGAAGAATGGTAAGAACCTAACAGCTCTGCCATATGGTAAATATACTGTACAAGTAGTTTTAACTGATGAAGCTCTTAAATTAACTAGTCCTAAAGAAGTTGCTTTTGAAATTACTAAAGATGATTCAACTAAAACGGTAGAATTCATATTCGAAGAACAAAAGAGAAATACGACAATAATTAAGTTTGATAAAGTTATACCTGCTGGAGCAAAAGTATTTGTTACAAATGAGCAAGGTGAAAAAACAGAATTATCTAGAAGTTTATATAATGAGAAAGAATTCCAAAAACGATTAAACAATGGTAAGTATACTGTTGAAGTAGTATTACCTGAGGGATATAGATCTTCTGAAAATAATTTTGAATTTGTAGTAGGAAACGGTCGTAATACAAAAGAGTTACAATTAAGTGTTGCTCAAAAAGTAGCTAGCGTAACAACTGCTGAAGGTGCAATTACACCAGCAACAGTTGAGTTTGGTGAAGCAAAACTATACAATGACTATAAACTTGTAGTAGGAGATGTTGCTAAAGATAGCAAGGAAAAAATACTTAAACAGTTAACTGATAGTAAGATTGATTTAACTAAATATGATGTAGTATTTTATGATATCCATTTAGAAAATAGAAATAATAAAGTTGTAGAAGTTGATGGAACTAGAAAAGTTACTTTATCATTAGATAAAGCGCCAGCAAAATTTGGTCATGAGAAAAAAGATGGAACAATTGAACCGGTTAATGGTGAAGTAGTTGATGGTAAATTCGTCTTTACAGTAGATGGATTTAGTAATTTTGTGGCTCTTGTAGAGAAAAATGCACCTAAAGAAGAGGTTAAAGTAGATAAGAGTCAATTGAAACTAGCTTCTGATAATTTTAAAGCTACAACAGATAGTGATAAGTATGAATATGCTTCATTAGATGCTAAAGAGGCGTACAACAAAGCAATTAATAAAGCTAAACAACTATTAGAAGATGAACATGCAACACAAGAAGAAGTAAATAAAGCTGTTGAAGAGTTAAATGCAGCTATCTCTAAACTTACCGGTGTTAAACCGCAAGAAGCAAAAGGTGAGCCAGAAAAAGTAGAAACTCCAAAAGAATACACAGGAGTACAAGCAGGAGCGATTGTAGAACCAGAGAAGGTAGAAGCTCCAAAAGAATACACAGGAGTGCAAGCCGGTGCAATAGTTGATTCTGCAAAAGCAGAAGCTCCTAAAGAATACACAGGAGTGCAAGCCGGTGCAGTTGTAGAACCAGAAAAAGTAGGAGCTCCTAAAGAATATACTGGTAAAGTAGAACAACCAAAAGCAGAAACTCCAAGTGTAGATAAAAAAGAGCTTGCGGCTGAGGTAGAGAAAAATGGTGACCTTACATCACAAGATAGCTTCAAAGATGCAGATGAAACAGCTAAGAAAGAATATAAAGAAGCTCTTAAAGTAGCTAATTTAGTATTATCTAATGCAAATACAAAACAAGATGAAGTAAACAATGCATTAGAAACTCTTAAAAAAGCATCAGAAAAAGTAAGTAAAGGAAAATCTAAATTATCAACATTACTTGGCGATGTATTTAAAAAAGATAAAGATAAAGCAAGTGTTGACTTAGCAGATGTAGCTAAAGATCAAGGAATGGTGGCGAACGATTCTCAAGTAAATCTTGGAACTGTTGGTAAATCAAATTCTCTATTAGCTAAAACAGGAACATTAGCTTTACCTACAACTTTTGTAGGATTTGCATTAATTTGTTTAGTATATGTACTAAGAAGAAGAAAAAATACTAAATAA
- a CDS encoding phosphate/phosphite/phosphonate ABC transporter substrate-binding protein, with translation MKKILLALFSFIFVFSIVGCTAKTETKKEEKVIKMGFVPLKNSEKLVEDLKPISDYLSERLGVKVEAFTASNYIGVVEGLGSGSVDFGIIPPFSSLLAQKQSSAKPILTSKGKTGKPGYTAELYVRKDSGIKSLQDVKGKKVAFVDPSSSSGYIYPGAMLVEAGLNLDKDISYQFSGGHDKSLQLLLNKDVDVIATFDGVEDRYAKDFPQAKTDIQKLATSDMIPGVMVTTSSKMDKELQEKLEKALRDVENDPKMKELFTKMFSITGFTDVDQDAYKKVEATAKVMNVDLDKVK, from the coding sequence ATGAAGAAAATATTATTGGCGTTATTTAGTTTTATTTTTGTCTTTTCTATCGTTGGATGTACTGCAAAGACTGAAACGAAAAAAGAAGAAAAAGTTATTAAAATGGGATTTGTTCCTCTGAAAAATAGTGAGAAACTTGTAGAAGATCTTAAACCAATCTCTGATTATCTTTCTGAAAGATTAGGAGTAAAAGTAGAAGCTTTCACAGCTAGTAACTATATAGGTGTAGTTGAAGGTTTAGGCAGTGGAAGTGTTGACTTTGGTATCATTCCTCCATTTTCATCACTACTAGCTCAGAAACAAAGTAGTGCAAAACCTATACTAACATCAAAAGGTAAAACAGGAAAACCTGGATATACTGCTGAGTTATATGTAAGAAAAGATTCTGGTATTAAATCACTTCAAGATGTTAAAGGTAAAAAAGTAGCATTCGTAGATCCTTCATCTTCATCAGGATATATTTATCCAGGTGCTATGTTAGTTGAAGCAGGTCTTAACTTAGATAAAGATATTAGTTATCAATTTAGTGGTGGACATGATAAAAGTTTACAACTTCTTCTTAATAAAGATGTTGATGTAATTGCTACATTTGATGGAGTAGAAGATAGATATGCTAAAGACTTCCCTCAAGCAAAAACTGATATTCAAAAATTAGCCACTAGTGATATGATTCCTGGTGTTATGGTTACAACTTCTAGCAAAATGGATAAAGAGTTACAAGAGAAATTAGAAAAAGCTCTTCGTGATGTTGAAAATGATCCAAAAATGAAAGAATTATTCACAAAAATGTTCAGTATCACTGGATTTACTGATGTGGATCAAGATGCATATAAAAAAGTAGAAGCAACTGCAAAAGTTATGAATGTTGATTTAGATAAAGTAAAATAG
- the ruvA gene encoding Holliday junction branch migration protein RuvA has protein sequence MYAYIKGKISEINPTNIVVDNNGIGYEVVVANPYEYQLNEEKIVFISQQVREDSNILYGFSNKDQKKVFLLLLKVKGVGPKSALAILAGGTSEEIIGAIENQDVNYLTKFPGIGKKSAQQIILDLQGKVDFSMTNISSAPTAVNNYLSDAMLALEALGYSKKELTKIEKKLSAFDFAGVDEYVKQGLKLLMNA, from the coding sequence ATGTACGCATATATTAAAGGAAAAATTTCGGAGATAAATCCAACGAATATCGTTGTAGATAACAATGGAATTGGCTATGAAGTAGTTGTTGCTAATCCATATGAATATCAATTAAATGAAGAAAAAATAGTTTTTATAAGTCAACAAGTAAGAGAAGATTCTAATATACTTTATGGATTTTCTAATAAAGATCAGAAAAAAGTATTTTTACTATTATTAAAAGTAAAAGGTGTAGGACCAAAGAGTGCTTTAGCTATATTAGCTGGAGGAACTAGCGAAGAAATTATAGGAGCAATTGAAAATCAAGATGTAAACTATTTAACGAAGTTTCCGGGGATTGGGAAGAAATCTGCTCAACAAATTATTCTTGATTTACAAGGGAAGGTTGATTTCAGTATGACTAATATTAGTAGTGCTCCAACTGCTGTAAATAATTATCTAAGTGATGCAATGTTAGCATTAGAAGCACTGGGATATAGTAAAAAAGAACTTACAAAAATCGAGAAAAAATTATCGGCATTTGACTTCGCTGGTGTTGATGAATATGTAAAACAAGGATTAAAATTATTAATGAATGCATAA
- the ruvB gene encoding Holliday junction branch migration DNA helicase RuvB — translation MEDRMVSTSQNFGEEREEQSLRPKFLSQYIGQEQIKRNLKIFIEAAKLRGEVLDHCLLYGPPGLGKTTLATIIANEMEVGIKYTSGPAIEKSGDLAAILTSLEPGDVLFIDEIHRISRSIEEILYSAMEDFYLDIVIGKGEESRSIRIELPPFTLVGATTRAGALTAPLRDRFGVHCRLEFYTISELQNIIERTSDIFECDIDEESSYEIAMRSRGTPRIANRLLKRVRDFAQVKNDGVIAKDLAVESLDLLQVDAKGLDNIDYKILECLIKRYDGRAVGLETIAVTIGEESITIEDVYEPYLVKEGFIERTPRGRRATPKAYQHLGITYKVE, via the coding sequence ATGGAAGATAGAATGGTATCTACTAGCCAAAATTTTGGTGAAGAGCGTGAGGAACAGTCTTTAAGACCGAAGTTTCTTAGTCAATATATAGGCCAAGAACAGATAAAAAGAAATTTAAAAATATTTATAGAAGCTGCAAAACTTCGTGGAGAAGTTCTGGATCACTGCCTACTATACGGACCTCCTGGATTAGGGAAGACTACACTAGCGACAATTATTGCTAATGAGATGGAAGTGGGGATTAAATATACTTCAGGGCCTGCAATAGAGAAATCTGGAGATTTAGCTGCTATATTAACTAGTCTTGAACCAGGTGATGTTCTATTTATCGATGAGATTCACAGAATAAGTAGGTCTATCGAAGAGATACTGTATTCTGCGATGGAAGATTTTTATCTTGATATTGTAATTGGAAAAGGTGAAGAATCGCGCAGTATTAGAATTGAACTACCGCCATTTACATTGGTGGGGGCAACTACAAGGGCTGGAGCTTTAACTGCACCACTTCGAGATAGATTCGGTGTGCATTGTCGTCTAGAATTCTATACTATTTCTGAACTACAAAATATTATAGAAAGAACATCTGATATTTTTGAATGTGATATAGATGAAGAGAGTTCATATGAGATAGCTATGAGATCTCGTGGAACGCCTCGTATAGCGAATAGACTGCTTAAACGTGTAAGAGACTTTGCTCAAGTGAAAAATGATGGTGTAATAGCTAAGGATTTAGCTGTTGAGTCATTAGATTTACTGCAAGTAGATGCAAAAGGTCTTGATAATATCGACTATAAGATATTAGAATGTTTGATTAAACGTTATGATGGTCGTGCTGTTGGTCTTGAAACAATTGCTGTGACAATTGGTGAAGAAAGTATCACTATAGAAGATGTTTATGAACCGTATCTTGTAAAAGAAGGATTTATAGAACGTACTCCGAGAGGACGTCGCGCAACACCTAAAGCATATCAACATTTAGGAATAACATATAAAGTTGAATAA
- a CDS encoding epoxyqueuosine reductase QueH — protein sequence MIDSKQFINTRHKNQKINYDNVLKELIKEWEKTNFRPKILIHSCCAPCSTYVLEYLSEISDITIFFSNSNIHPKEEYIKRMLVQKDFVEEFNKRNDKKIKFLADEYAPSKFISAVKGHEEDREGGDRCHICYEMRLDSSAQKAEELEYDYFASALTLSPKKNATVINEAGYTLQEQVSIYYLPSDFKKNNGYKRSVEMCNDYDIYRQCYCGCVFAAKDQGIDFKEVNKNAREFNRNHEDYEKFKSIIKLGGELV from the coding sequence ATGATTGATAGTAAACAATTTATAAATACAAGACATAAAAATCAAAAGATTAATTATGATAACGTCTTAAAAGAACTTATAAAAGAATGGGAAAAGACTAATTTTCGTCCTAAAATCTTAATACACTCTTGTTGTGCTCCTTGTAGTACATATGTACTTGAGTATTTATCGGAAATTAGTGACATTACTATATTCTTTTCTAATTCAAATATTCATCCAAAAGAAGAATATATAAAACGTATGTTAGTACAAAAAGATTTCGTTGAAGAATTTAATAAAAGAAATGATAAGAAAATTAAATTTTTAGCAGATGAATATGCTCCGAGTAAATTTATTAGTGCTGTAAAAGGACATGAAGAAGATCGTGAAGGTGGAGATAGATGTCATATTTGTTATGAAATGCGTCTGGATTCGTCAGCTCAAAAAGCAGAGGAGTTGGAATATGATTATTTTGCATCTGCATTAACTCTAAGTCCTAAGAAAAATGCTACTGTAATTAATGAAGCTGGGTATACATTACAAGAACAGGTATCAATTTATTATTTACCTTCAGATTTCAAAAAGAATAATGGATATAAGAGATCTGTAGAAATGTGTAATGACTATGATATATATAGACAATGTTATTGTGGATGTGTCTTTGCAGCAAAAGATCAAGGAATTGATTTCAAAGAAGTAAACAAAAATGCCCGTGAATTTAATAGAAACCATGAAGATTATGAAAAATTCAAGTCGATAATTAAACTAGGTGGAGAATTAGTTTAG
- a CDS encoding phosphocarrier protein HPr, with translation MLQKEFKVIDETGIHARPATLLVQAASKFQSNIELEFNGRKVNLKSIMGVMSLGVGKDADIVIYADGADEAEALAALEETMKKEGLA, from the coding sequence ATGTTACAAAAAGAATTTAAAGTAATCGACGAAACAGGAATCCACGCTAGACCAGCTACTTTATTAGTACAAGCTGCTTCTAAATTCCAATCAAACATTGAATTAGAATTCAACGGACGTAAAGTTAACTTAAAATCAATCATGGGTGTTATGAGTCTTGGAGTTGGAAAAGACGCTGATATCGTAATCTATGCTGACGGAGCTGACGAAGCAGAAGCATTAGCAGCTTTAGAAGAAACAATGAAGAAAGAAGGATTAGCATAA
- the ptsP gene encoding phosphoenolpyruvate--protein phosphotransferase, whose translation MLQLKGIAASQGISFAKAYIFVEPDLTVKEVKVQDVEAEVKRFEDAIEISKKELTIIKDKAHENLGADKAAIFEAHLLILEDPEFMGTVKTDIQSKEINAEYALKETSDMFVSMFEAMDNDYMKERAADIRDVSKRILAHLLGVDLPNPSLIDEEVIVIAEDLTPSDTAQLNKQFVKGFATNIGGRTSHSAIMARSLEIPAVVGTSTITEEVKNGDVLILDGLEGVVYVNPDEATTAELKEKHAKFEAQKAEWAKLVTEKSVTQDGHEVLLAANIGTPADLEGVNNNGGEAVGLYRTEFLYMGRDQLPTEDEQFKAYKAVLEGMGDKPVVVRTLDIGGDKELPYLDLPKEMNPFLGFRAIRLCLEEKDLFRTQLRALLRASVYGKLCVMFPMIATVQEFRAAKALFLEEKEKLVAEGVAVSNDIELGIMVEIPSTAVIADIFAKEVDFFSIGTNDLVQYTMAADRMSEKVSYLYQPYNPAILRLVKNVIEASHKEGKWTGMCGEMAGDSLAIPLLLGMGLDEFSMSATSILQARSQIKNLSLEKMKELVDKAIMCSTTEEVLALVEEYTK comes from the coding sequence ATGTTACAACTAAAAGGTATTGCAGCTTCTCAAGGGATATCTTTTGCTAAAGCATACATTTTTGTTGAGCCTGATTTAACAGTTAAAGAAGTTAAAGTTCAAGACGTTGAAGCTGAGGTTAAACGTTTTGAAGATGCTATTGAAATTTCTAAAAAAGAATTAACTATTATTAAAGATAAAGCTCACGAAAATTTAGGTGCTGATAAAGCAGCGATTTTTGAAGCTCACTTATTAATTTTAGAAGACCCAGAATTCATGGGAACTGTTAAAACTGATATTCAATCAAAAGAAATTAATGCTGAATATGCATTAAAAGAAACTTCAGACATGTTCGTTTCTATGTTTGAAGCAATGGATAATGACTACATGAAAGAACGTGCTGCTGATATTCGTGACGTTTCTAAACGTATTTTAGCACACTTACTAGGTGTAGATTTACCAAATCCAAGTTTAATCGATGAAGAAGTAATCGTTATTGCTGAAGACTTAACTCCATCTGATACTGCTCAACTTAACAAACAATTTGTTAAAGGATTTGCAACTAACATCGGTGGACGTACTTCTCACTCAGCTATCATGGCGAGATCATTAGAAATTCCTGCAGTAGTAGGAACTAGTACAATCACTGAAGAAGTTAAGAATGGAGATGTTTTAATTCTTGATGGATTAGAAGGTGTTGTATACGTAAATCCAGATGAAGCTACTACAGCTGAATTAAAAGAAAAACACGCTAAATTTGAAGCGCAAAAAGCTGAATGGGCTAAATTAGTAACAGAAAAATCCGTAACTCAAGATGGACATGAAGTTCTTTTAGCTGCAAACATCGGTACACCTGCTGATTTAGAAGGTGTTAATAACAATGGTGGGGAAGCTGTTGGTTTATACCGTACAGAGTTCCTATACATGGGACGTGATCAACTACCTACTGAAGATGAGCAATTCAAAGCTTATAAAGCTGTATTAGAAGGAATGGGTGACAAACCTGTTGTTGTTCGTACTTTAGATATCGGTGGAGATAAAGAATTACCATACTTAGATTTACCAAAAGAAATGAACCCATTCTTAGGGTTTAGAGCTATTCGTCTTTGCTTAGAAGAAAAAGACTTATTTAGAACTCAACTTAGAGCATTATTACGTGCTTCAGTTTATGGTAAACTTTGTGTAATGTTCCCAATGATCGCTACAGTTCAAGAATTCAGAGCTGCTAAAGCTTTATTCTTAGAAGAAAAAGAAAAATTAGTAGCTGAAGGTGTTGCAGTAAGTAACGATATCGAATTAGGTATCATGGTTGAGATTCCATCAACTGCTGTTATCGCTGATATCTTTGCTAAAGAAGTTGACTTCTTCTCAATCGGTACTAATGACCTTGTTCAATACACAATGGCTGCAGACCGTATGAGTGAAAAAGTTTCATACTTATACCAACCATATAACCCAGCAATCTTACGTCTTGTGAAAAATGTTATTGAAGCATCTCACAAAGAAGGTAAATGGACTGGAATGTGTGGAGAAATGGCTGGAGATAGCTTAGCTATTCCATTACTATTAGGTATGGGATTAGATGAATTCTCAATGTCAGCTACTTCAATTCTTCAAGCACGTAGCCAAATCAAAAACTTATCATTAGAAAAAATGAAAGAGTTAGTTGATAAAGCTATTATGTGTTCAACAACTGAAGAAGTATTAGCATTAGTAGAAGAATATACAAAATAA